A window of Daphnia pulicaria isolate SC F1-1A chromosome 10, SC_F0-13Bv2, whole genome shotgun sequence contains these coding sequences:
- the LOC124314189 gene encoding serine hydrolase-like protein translates to MENEAEKKFFRLQHIIPRSLSAASVKSSAGSSPIRETVSANANPEEFVFKMTYGNVAGKIWGPPDGHPVLALHGWLDNAGTFDTLIPLLPPNLRIVAVDTAGHGLSDPFPPDIAYNFIDCLLGIERLARHFKWDKFSLIGHSLGGAMAMLYAGTFPNKVDKLVCLDVVRVIPTKTETIHLRLQKATHKLLKLENAIIAGPETPVSYAMAVERCVVGTFGSLDEKACDVLFKRGLKKVEEDGYVFTRDRRLLAAPLSFIAKEHQLFLAHKVTADVLIIKFSEGPYFEAPEDYEEHIEALKTSSKRVQYVTVDGMHHTHLRNPESVAPIISDLFKDL, encoded by the exons atggagaacgaagcagaaaagaagttttttcGTTTGCAACACATCATTCCGAGGAGCCTGTCAGCCGCTTCCGTGAAAAGTAGTGCTGGTTCATCGCCAATCAGGGAAACCGTGTCGGCAAATGCTAACCCTGAGGAATTCGTCTTCAAAATGACTTATGGAAATGTAGCAG gcaaaatttGGGGTCCCCCTGACGGACACCCCGTGTTGGCACTTCACGGCTGGCTAGATAACGCTGGCACTTTTGATACCTTGATACCTCTACTGCCACCAAACTTACGAATAGTTGCTGTCGACACC gcCGGACATGGATTGAGTGACCCTTTTCCTCCTGACATTGCCTATAATTTTATTGACTGTTTACTTGGCATCGAACGATTAGCCAGACACTTCAAATGGGACAAATTTTCGTTGATAGGACACAGTTTGGGCGGTGCCATGGCTATGCTCTATGCAGGAACATTCCCGAATAAGGTGGATAAACTCGTATGTCTCGATGTCGTCCGCGTTATTCCTACCAAGACCGAAACGATTCATCTCCGATTGCAAAAAGCGACACATAAATTGCTCAAGCTAGAAAATGCCATCATTGCAGGTCCGGAAACACCTGTGAGTTATGCAATGGCTGTCGAGAGATGCGTTGTTGGGACATTTGGATCCCTTGACGAGAAAGCGTGCGATGTTCTCTTCAAAAGAGGACTGAAGAAGGTCGAAGAAGACGGATATGTTTTTACTCGAGATCGACGACTCTTGGCCGCTCCACTGTCGTTCATCGCCAAAGAGCACCAACTCTTTTTAGCTCATAAAGTAACAGCTGATgttttaattataaaattttcgGAGGGACCTTATTTTGAGGCCCCGGAAGATTATGAAGAACATATTGAAGCTCTAAAAACTAGTTCCAAACGTGTTCAATACGTCACCGTCGATGGCATGCACCACACTCACCTGAGAAATCCCGAATCCGTTGCCCCAATTATTTCCGATCTTTTCAAAGATCTCTAA
- the LOC124314062 gene encoding uncharacterized protein LOC124314062, whose product MASMKSSATKCDICTQEYDTLKRKPKFLECFHTFCLLCLENCKTNGTVNCPTCAQDTELHSELDKSLQTNFYIMKQLENPNLMAIAESPDVESPKNVFYWCINCNTTVTKNTSCLKIHDTHDLEDETGREMAESHLKSLLITCKAHGNRSLVKYREMESTLKAAKIALQAVEAQIDTRTKETEHHITKIQNHLSEVADQLSKPLEEKETGENIHRLFQEYNQLMSELKQKKTTDFDSMRKAMVSVDVQNSNSEKLSIPLLNRALINFPAQGANEQESNILTSLFVLILLSVQMESPAKSSVMQRKLKMTKARRNTTEIKFPEVPGKEAENKKIGKPLTRTASYLALRPESFEHTKTDVSLANQCSSSQQTDYDKTGQFRPTRQEQLNTRNEPLSSSWNLSSLEFQPLKTTSQETYSVRPSRMRASSLMSLKNTTVVFNLAVNGRPYGNIVFELRPDLAPVMCQQFVQSCQATEGPAYPGTVIYQSKPKTYIMGGKFPGPEALYMADLSPLKKTRGAIFFRLKRDYVKTQCSIVSTEFCIHLGEESNENHRTSTVFGYVCDGFAVCDAISYMDCSKDHIAIASAKIVG is encoded by the exons ATGGCGTCCATGAAATCATCAGCAACGAAGTGTGATATCTGCACACAAGAATACGACACactgaaaagaaaaccaaaatttttggAATGCTTCCATACATTTTGTCTATTATGTCTTGAG AATTGTAAAACCAACGGAACTGTTAATTGCCCAACATGCGCCCAAGATACGGAATTACATTCTGAACTAGACAAAAGCCTTCAAACGAACTTCTACATAATGAAGCAATTGGAGAATCCAAACCTTATGGCTATTGCTGA GAGTCCCGATGTTGAGTCTCCGAAAAATGTCTTTTACTGGTGCATTAATTGCAACACGACTGTCACGAAAAATACAAGCTGCTTAAAAATTCACGATACGCATGACTTGGAAGATGAGACCGGAAGAGAGATGGCCGAAAGTCACCTTAAATCGCTTTTAATAACGTGCAAGGCTCACGGGAATAGGTCTTTGGTCAAGTATCGAGAG ATGGAATCGACTTTGAAAGCCGCAAAAATTGCTCTTCAAGCTGTTGAAGCGCAAATCGACACCCGCACCAAAGAAACCGAACATCACATcaccaaaattcaaaatcatttatcg GAAGTAGCTGATCAATTAAGCAAACcattagaagaaaaagaaacgggagAAAATATTCACCGGTTATTCCAGGAATACAATCAACTAATGAGcgaattgaaacaaaagaaaacgacggATTTCGATTCAATGCGCAAAGCAATGGTCTCCGTTGACGTACAAAATTCAAACAGTGAAAAGCTATCAATTCCTCTGCTCAATCGTGCCCTAATCAATTTCCCTGCACAAGGAGCCAACGAACAGGAATCGAATATTTTAACTTCTCTGTTCGTTTTGATTCTATTGAGCGTTCAAATGGAATCACCAGCAAAATCTTCTGTGATGCagagaaagttgaaaatgacaaaagcAAGGCGAAACACAACAGAAATCAAATTTCCAGAAGTCCCTGGAAAAgaagctgaaaataaaaaaataggcaAACCTTTAACACGAACAGCTTCCTATTTAGCACTAAGGCCAGAGTCATTTGAACATACTAAAACGGATGTGTCCCTAGCAAATCAATGTTCCAGCAGTCAGCAAACGGATTATGATAAAACTGGCCAGTTTCGTCCTACCAGGCAAGAGCAACTTAATACTCGAAATGAACCCTTGTCATCGAGTTGGAATCTATCAAGCCTAGAATTTCAACCATTAAAAACGACCTCTCAAGAGACTTACAGCGTTAGGCCATCACGGATGAGGGCATCGTCGTTGATGTCATTAAAAAACACAACAGTTGTCTTTAACCTAGCCGTAAATGGAAGGCCGTACGGAAATATCGTCTTTGAACTTCGACCGGA TTTGGCTCCAGTCATGTGCCagcaatttgttcaaagttgtCAAGCTACCGAAGGACCCGCTTATCCTGGAACTGTCATTTATCAA TCGAAGCCGAAGACATACATCATGGGAGGCAAATTTCCAGGACCGGAAGCATTATACATGGCGGATCTTTCGCCTTTAAAAAAGACCCGCGGAGCCATCTTTTTCCGATTAAAACGCGACTATGTAAAAACGCAATGCAGTATTGTGTCGACAGAATTTTGCATTCACCTTGGAGAAgaaagtaacgaaaatcatCGAACGTCGACCGTATTCGGTTATGTCTGCGATGGCTTCGCCGTTTGTGATGCAATAAGTTACATGGACTGTAGCAAAGATCATATTGCCATTGCCTCGGCTAAGATAGTTGGTTAA